The Streptomyces sp. RKND-216 genomic sequence TCTTCCCGGCGACCCGCCAGGGCTGCTCGACCAGGGCGACGGTGGTGCCGTGCTGCGGCAGGGCCTCGGCGAGCGCTCGGAGGTCGCGGGCCTCGATGCCGCCCCCGGCGCCGTGGCCGAGGGCGAGCACCCGGCGGGGCCGGTCCGCCGGGTACCAGGTGAGGCGGGCGTCCCCGGTGGGGGTGGCGACGGTTTCGCGTACGGGCATGCGGCGATTCTCCACCGCACGGGCCCGTGACGCGCGCACCGCCGGGGCGCGGCGCCGGAACGCGTACGGCCGCCGAACGCGCCGCGGCCCACCCGCCGCGGGCCGTCAGAAGAGCGTCGGCTCTTCGGGGGCCGCGATCTCCTCGACCAGCTCCGGCCCGTTGTTCCGCACGTTGCTCACCTCCGTCGACACCGGGTAGGCGCGCAGCAGGGCCGCGGGCGGCGGGGCGAGCAGGGCCCGGACCTCGTCCGGGTCGGTCCTCGCCGGGTCCAGCCACGCGTCCCACCGGTCGGGGGTCAGCACCAGCGGCATCCGGGGGTGGATGTCGGCCAGCGACTGCGGACCGGCGTCCGCCTCACCCGTCGCCCCGGCCAGCAGGCCCGTCCCGGCGGCGGTCGTCACCACCGTGCACGTCACCCACCAGGAGCGCGGGTCGTCGTCGGCCCGGGTGCGGTCGCGCCAGAACTCGTACAGCCCGGCCATCGCCATCACGCCGCCGTCGGCCGGGGTGACGAAGTACGGCTGCTTGCGCGGCCGCTTCCGCTTCCCCTCCTGCTCCAGGTCCAGCTCCTTGTTCCCCGTCACCCACTCGAAGTAGCCGTCGGCGGGGAGCAGGCAGCGGCGGGCCGCGAACGGCTTCCGGTAGGCGGACTTCTCGTGCACCGTCTCAGCCCGCGCGTTGATCATCTTCACGCCCATGTCCGGCGACTTGGCCCACCCCGGGACCAGCCCCCAGCGCAGCGTCCGCAGCTGACGTACGGGGCCGGGATCGTCCGACCCCTTCTCCGGTCTGTCGAGCACCGCGTACACGTCCTTGGTGGGCGCGACGTTCCAGTCCGCCGCGAGCGCCTCCTCCGGCTCCCACTTCTGCACGTCGAACAGCCCGACGAGGTCCTCGGGCTTCCTGCTGGCCGCGTACCGTCCGCACATGAGTGCAAGACTGCCACGGCACACCGACAACGCGGCCGTGCGCGGAGGCGGGGACCGCGTACGGACCGCCGGGGGCCAGGGGAGGCACGTCGCAGCATGGACACCAGGGGCATCACCGACCTGTGGGACCGGGTCCTGGGCACCCAGCCCGACCCCGACCTGTGGGTCGTACTCGCCACCGCCGCCGTCGCGTTCGCCGTGATCGCCCCGCACCGCGTGTGGCGGCTGTCCCGGAACGCCGTGACCATCGCGCACGAGGGCGGGCACGGCCTGACCGCGCTGCTCACCGGCCGCCGCCTGGACGGCATCCGGCTGCACTCGGACACCTCCGGCCTCACCGTCTCGCGCGGGAAGCCGCACGGCGTCGGCATGGTGCTCACCGCCGCGGCCGGCTACACTGCTCCCCCGCTGCTCGGCCTCGGCGGAGCCTGGCTGCTGGCCGCCGACCACATCACCCTGCTGCTGTGGGGCGCCACCCTGCTGCTCCTGGCGATGCTGGTGATGGTCCGCAACGCGTACGGCGTGCTCACCGTGGTCCTCACCGGCGGCGCCTTCCTCCTGGTGTCGTGGCTGACCGGCCCGCAGGTCCAGGCCGCCTTCGCCTACGGCGTGGTGTGGTTCCTGCTGCTGGGCGGCATACGGCCGGTGTTCGAGCTCCAGGCGAAACGGCGGCGCGGCGGGGCGCCCGACTCCGACGTCGACCAGCTGTCCCGCCTGACGCACGTGCCGCCGTTCCTGTGGCTGCTCCTGTTCCACGCGGTGTCGCTGTGCTCCCTCGCGGGCGGCGGGCGCTGGCTGCTCGACGTCTGAGGGCGGGCCGACCCGTAGCGGCACCGCCCCGGGCCCGTCCGGGCGCCGTGTGCAGGGGCGCAGCCTCTAGAGTTGAGCCATGACCGAGACCACCGGCCGCCCCGTCGCGGACCCCGCCCTCTGGCCCGCCCCGCTCGCCGCGGACCCCGTGGACGCGACCGTGACCGTGCCCGGGTCCAAATCGGTCACCAACCGCGCCCTGGTGCTCGCCTCCCTGGCCGCCGAACCCGGGTGGCTGCGGCGCCCGTTGCGGTCCCGCGACACACTGCTGATGGCCTCCGCACTGCGGGAGATGGGCGTCGAGATCGAGGAGACCGCGTCCTCCAGCACCGCGCCGGTCAGCGGGACGGCCGGGAGCGGAGAGGTGTGGCGGGTCATCCCGGCCGGTCTGCACGGCCCCGCGACCGTCGACGTCGGCAACGCCGGCACCGTGATGCGCTTCCTGCCGCCCGTCGCCACCCTCGCCGACGGGCCCGTCCGCTTCGACGGCGACCCGCGGTCGTACGAACGGCCGCTGCACGGCGTGATCGACGCGCTGCGCGCCCTCGGCGCCCGCGTCGACGACGACCGGCGCGGCGCGCTCCCGCTCACCGTGCACGGCGCGGGCTCCCTGGAGGGCGGCGCGGTCGAGATCGACGCCTCCTCCTCCAGCCAGTTCGTCAGCGCGCTGCTGCTGTCCGGGGCGCGCTTCAACCAGGGCGTCGAGGTACGGCACGTCGGCGGCAGGCTGCCGTCGATGCCACACATCCGGATGACCGTGGAGATGCTGCGCGCCGCCGGTGCCCGGGTCGACACCCCCGAGGACGGCGGGAAGGCCGACGTCTGGCGGGTGACGCCGGGCGCGCTGCTGGGACGCGACGTGGTCGTCGAGCCGGACCTGTCCAACGCGCAGCCGTTCCTCGCCGCGGCGCTGGTCACCGGAGGCCGCGTGACCGTGCCGGACTGGCCGCGGCACACCACGCAGGCCGGCGACGCGCTGCGCGACATCCTCACCGCCATGGGCGGCTCCTGCGAGCTGGACGAACGCGGCCTCACGTTCACCGGCTCGGGCCGTGTCCGGGGCGTCGACATCGACCTCGGCGAGGTCGGCGAACTGACGCCGGGCATCGCCGCCGTCGCCGCGCTCGCCGACGGCGAGTCCGTGCTGCGCGGCGTCGCGCACCTCCGGCTGCACGAGACCGACAGACTGGCCGCGCTCGCCCAGGAGATCAACGGGCTCGGCGGCGACGTCACCGAGACCGAGGACGGCCTGCGCATCCGGCCCCGGCCGCTGCACGCCGGGGTCTTCCACACCTACGACGACCACCGGCTGGCCACCGCAGGCGCGGTGCTCGGGCTGGCCGTCGACGGCGTGCGCGTGGAGAACATCGCCACCACGGGCAAGACCCTCCCGGACTTCCCGGAGCTGTGGCACGGCATGCTCGGCACCTCCGCCGGAGCACGGGCGTAGAGGCGGCCGGGATGCGCCGCTACGGCAAGCACACCGACGAGGACGACATCCGCGTACGCCCCGGCCGCCGCGGCAGCCGGCCCCGCACCCACCGGCGGCCCAAGCACGAGGACGCGGCCGAGGGCTTCGTCGTCACCGTCGACCGCGGCCGCCTCACCTGCCTGGTCGACGGCCGCACGGTCACCGCGATGAAGGCCCGCGAACTGGGCCGCAAGGGCGTGGTCGTCGGCGACCGGGTCGCCGTGGTCGGCGACCTGTCCGGCGCGAAGGACACCCTCGCCCGCATCGTGCGGGTCGAGAAGCGGGCCTCGGTGCTGCGGCGCACGGCGGACGACGACGACCCGTACGAGCGCGTCGTCGTCGCCAACGCCGACCAGCTCGCCATCGTCACCGCACTGGCCGACCCGGAGCCGCGACCGCGGCTGATCGACCGCTGCCTCGTCGCGGCGTACGACGCCGGACTCGACCCGCTGCTGGTGCTCACCAAGTCCGACCTCGCGGCGGCCGACCCGCTGCTGGAGACGTACGCGCCCCTCGGCGTGCGGTACGCCGTCTGCAACCGGGACGAGCTGGCGAACGGCGACGCGGCGGAGCGGGTGCGCGAGCGG encodes the following:
- the aroA gene encoding 3-phosphoshikimate 1-carboxyvinyltransferase, which produces MTETTGRPVADPALWPAPLAADPVDATVTVPGSKSVTNRALVLASLAAEPGWLRRPLRSRDTLLMASALREMGVEIEETASSSTAPVSGTAGSGEVWRVIPAGLHGPATVDVGNAGTVMRFLPPVATLADGPVRFDGDPRSYERPLHGVIDALRALGARVDDDRRGALPLTVHGAGSLEGGAVEIDASSSSQFVSALLLSGARFNQGVEVRHVGGRLPSMPHIRMTVEMLRAAGARVDTPEDGGKADVWRVTPGALLGRDVVVEPDLSNAQPFLAAALVTGGRVTVPDWPRHTTQAGDALRDILTAMGGSCELDERGLTFTGSGRVRGVDIDLGEVGELTPGIAAVAALADGESVLRGVAHLRLHETDRLAALAQEINGLGGDVTETEDGLRIRPRPLHAGVFHTYDDHRLATAGAVLGLAVDGVRVENIATTGKTLPDFPELWHGMLGTSAGARA
- a CDS encoding SOS response-associated peptidase — translated: MCGRYAASRKPEDLVGLFDVQKWEPEEALAADWNVAPTKDVYAVLDRPEKGSDDPGPVRQLRTLRWGLVPGWAKSPDMGVKMINARAETVHEKSAYRKPFAARRCLLPADGYFEWVTGNKELDLEQEGKRKRPRKQPYFVTPADGGVMAMAGLYEFWRDRTRADDDPRSWWVTCTVVTTAAGTGLLAGATGEADAGPQSLADIHPRMPLVLTPDRWDAWLDPARTDPDEVRALLAPPPAALLRAYPVSTEVSNVRNNGPELVEEIAAPEEPTLF
- the rsgA gene encoding ribosome small subunit-dependent GTPase A, with translation MRRYGKHTDEDDIRVRPGRRGSRPRTHRRPKHEDAAEGFVVTVDRGRLTCLVDGRTVTAMKARELGRKGVVVGDRVAVVGDLSGAKDTLARIVRVEKRASVLRRTADDDDPYERVVVANADQLAIVTALADPEPRPRLIDRCLVAAYDAGLDPLLVLTKSDLAAADPLLETYAPLGVRYAVCNRDELANGDAAERVRERLYGRTTAFVGHSGVGKTTLVNALVPPARRRATGHVNAVTGRGRHTTTSALALPLAGDSGWVIDTPGVRSFGLHHVDAGRVIHAFPDLKPGTEGCPRACSHDEPDCALDAWVADGRAEQARLHSLRRLLATREPHEGD
- a CDS encoding M50 family metallopeptidase, with amino-acid sequence MDTRGITDLWDRVLGTQPDPDLWVVLATAAVAFAVIAPHRVWRLSRNAVTIAHEGGHGLTALLTGRRLDGIRLHSDTSGLTVSRGKPHGVGMVLTAAAGYTAPPLLGLGGAWLLAADHITLLLWGATLLLLAMLVMVRNAYGVLTVVLTGGAFLLVSWLTGPQVQAAFAYGVVWFLLLGGIRPVFELQAKRRRGGAPDSDVDQLSRLTHVPPFLWLLLFHAVSLCSLAGGGRWLLDV